One Halovivax ruber XH-70 genomic region harbors:
- the trpB gene encoding tryptophan synthase subunit beta has protein sequence MTDSIHPGTLETDDEAATDGRFGEYGGQYVPEALVPALSELADAYQRYVIDNEDGFRDELREHLQTFAGRPTPLQRADRLSERYDREIYLKREDLVHGGAHKLNNALGQVLLAKYMGKERVIAETGAGQHGTATAMAAAHLDMPCEIYMGRTDVNRQRPNVYRMRMSGAEVTPVDAGSATLKEAINETMRDWAGSVETTHYAVGSVVGPHPFPAMVRDFQAVIGEEIRAQIRDEIGRLPDSVVACAGGGSNTMGTFDAFVDHTERRAEDDSRGRSPQEDTEGVALHAVEAGGSDLGVDEETGVAPNSASLSTGTDGVLHGALTKLLQTADGQVVESHSVSAGLDYAGVGPELANLVDRGRVTPATVDDKAALEAFHRLSRLEGIIPALESSHALGYIEERLGAVGGTSSADDDDSETPRPDDDDDLGEVIVVTVSGRGDKDLETVLEETERRDLEAAPDVEVFDG, from the coding sequence GTGACCGATAGCATCCACCCGGGCACACTGGAAACGGACGACGAAGCGGCGACCGACGGTCGCTTCGGCGAGTACGGCGGCCAGTACGTGCCGGAAGCGCTCGTCCCGGCGCTTTCGGAACTCGCCGACGCCTACCAGCGCTACGTCATCGACAACGAGGACGGCTTCCGCGACGAGTTGCGCGAGCATCTGCAGACCTTCGCCGGCCGGCCGACACCGTTGCAGCGGGCGGACCGCCTCAGCGAGCGCTACGACCGGGAGATCTACCTCAAGCGCGAGGACCTCGTCCACGGCGGCGCACACAAACTGAACAACGCGCTCGGGCAGGTACTGCTCGCGAAATACATGGGCAAAGAGCGCGTCATCGCGGAGACCGGCGCCGGCCAGCACGGCACCGCGACGGCGATGGCCGCGGCCCACCTCGACATGCCCTGCGAGATCTACATGGGTCGCACCGACGTCAACCGCCAGCGGCCCAACGTCTACCGCATGCGGATGAGCGGCGCCGAGGTGACACCGGTCGACGCCGGCAGTGCGACGCTCAAGGAGGCCATCAACGAGACGATGCGCGACTGGGCGGGCAGCGTTGAGACGACCCACTACGCCGTGGGGTCCGTCGTCGGCCCGCACCCGTTTCCGGCGATGGTCCGTGACTTCCAGGCCGTCATCGGCGAGGAGATCCGGGCCCAGATCCGCGACGAGATCGGTCGCCTGCCCGACAGCGTCGTCGCCTGCGCGGGCGGTGGCTCGAACACGATGGGAACCTTCGACGCCTTCGTCGATCACACGGAACGACGGGCCGAGGACGATTCACGCGGACGAAGCCCGCAGGAAGACACCGAAGGCGTCGCACTCCACGCCGTCGAGGCCGGCGGATCGGACCTCGGCGTCGACGAGGAGACCGGCGTCGCACCCAATTCGGCATCACTCTCGACGGGCACCGACGGCGTCCTCCACGGCGCCCTGACGAAGCTCCTCCAGACGGCGGACGGGCAGGTCGTCGAGTCCCACAGCGTCAGCGCCGGGCTCGACTACGCCGGGGTCGGCCCCGAACTGGCGAACCTGGTCGACCGCGGGCGCGTGACGCCGGCGACCGTCGACGACAAGGCTGCACTGGAGGCCTTTCACCGCCTCTCTCGACTCGAAGGGATCATCCCGGCCCTCGAATCCAGCCACGCACTGGGATACATAGAAGAGCGCCTCGGCGCTGTCGGCGGGACATCGAGCGCTGACGACGATGACAGCGAGACACCGAGACCTGACGACGATGACGACCTCGGCGAGGTCATCGTCGTGACCGTCTCCGGACGGGGTGACAAGGATCTGGAGACGGTTCTGGAGGAGACCGAGCGACGAGACCTCGAGGCGGCTCCGGATGTAGAGGTGTTCGACGGATGA
- a CDS encoding CPBP family intramembrane glutamic endopeptidase, whose product MTQWVAFATIVTLLTAAMVVLTRQTQRSLTPVEAGQTTALETPTPASATEGDRPTRSETATHRESTAVTEADGAVLSSTADRQQAEQPNPPNPPNDPYDPSTTPSEWDDGAVDPSVAHSERVDDSTGSANGTRSGRIVARVGDQSITSRALRWNVLATQLLFLAVVAGTIVLTGVPPDVLGISITRQGLVTGLGVGLGAGFGLYAASELAGAIGRRFGMTHDEWLRESLAPSRRRGWIVLFAVVLPVIAVFEELLFRAVLVGALSVGFGLSPWLLAVASSILFAVGHGVQGQAGVIVTGVIGFVLAATFIVTGNLLAVVVAHYVLNGCEFAVYEYLEFGSTRT is encoded by the coding sequence ATGACCCAGTGGGTGGCGTTCGCGACGATCGTCACGCTTCTCACGGCCGCGATGGTCGTTCTCACACGTCAGACACAGCGATCGCTCACTCCCGTCGAAGCCGGACAGACGACAGCCCTCGAAACGCCGACCCCGGCCAGTGCGACCGAGGGAGACCGACCGACACGGAGCGAGACAGCTACCCACCGAGAGTCGACAGCGGTGACCGAGGCAGACGGCGCGGTGCTATCCTCGACCGCGGATCGCCAACAGGCCGAGCAGCCGAACCCGCCGAACCCGCCGAACGACCCGTACGACCCGTCGACGACCCCATCCGAGTGGGACGACGGTGCAGTCGATCCGTCGGTGGCCCACTCAGAACGCGTCGACGACAGTACCGGGTCAGCGAACGGAACCCGATCCGGACGGATCGTCGCTCGCGTCGGCGACCAGTCGATCACCAGTCGCGCCCTCCGGTGGAACGTCCTCGCTACACAACTGCTGTTTCTTGCCGTCGTCGCGGGAACGATCGTGCTGACGGGCGTCCCACCCGATGTGCTCGGGATCTCGATCACCCGGCAGGGACTGGTAACGGGACTCGGGGTCGGTCTCGGCGCCGGCTTCGGACTCTACGCGGCGAGTGAACTCGCGGGTGCGATCGGGCGACGATTCGGCATGACTCACGACGAGTGGCTCCGCGAGAGTCTGGCGCCCTCGCGACGACGCGGCTGGATCGTCCTGTTCGCCGTCGTCCTGCCGGTGATCGCGGTCTTCGAGGAGTTGCTCTTCCGGGCCGTCCTCGTCGGCGCACTGAGTGTCGGGTTCGGGCTGTCGCCGTGGCTCCTGGCCGTCGCCTCTTCGATCCTGTTCGCAGTCGGCCACGGAGTCCAGGGACAAGCTGGAGTAATCGTCACGGGCGTGATCGGTTTCGTCCTCGCAGCGACGTTCATCGTCACGGGAAACCTCCTCGCGGTCGTCGTCGCCCACTACGTCCTGAATGGCTGTGAATTCGCCGTCTACGAGTATCTCGAATTCGGTTCGACGCGCACGTAG
- a CDS encoding MGMT family protein has translation MEDAGIYAREAAYLERAVQIGVASGRVISVSFPAQPDDDATADHPLLDRVFEYLDGVSDVAFDDVTVALTVPTDQRAVLEQVRTIPYGESIDVAGLAAMTPDVDPEDDDDLILVRTALEANPAPLLIPDHRVRDGPSAAPPAVEQRLRSLEGL, from the coding sequence ATGGAAGATGCTGGCATCTACGCACGGGAGGCCGCGTATCTAGAGCGTGCCGTCCAGATCGGCGTCGCGAGCGGTCGTGTCATCTCCGTCTCGTTCCCTGCCCAGCCCGACGACGATGCCACTGCGGACCACCCGCTCCTCGATCGAGTCTTCGAGTATCTCGACGGGGTTTCTGACGTCGCGTTCGACGACGTCACCGTCGCGTTGACGGTGCCGACCGATCAGCGAGCCGTCCTCGAACAGGTTCGGACGATTCCCTACGGCGAGAGCATCGACGTCGCCGGACTCGCCGCGATGACGCCCGACGTCGATCCCGAGGATGACGACGACCTCATCCTCGTTCGGACCGCCCTCGAGGCCAATCCGGCACCGCTGCTTATCCCCGACCACCGGGTCCGCGATGGACCGAGTGCGGCCCCGCCAGCCGTCGAACAGCGACTCCGGTCCCTCGAAGGACTCTAG
- the trpC gene encoding indole-3-glycerol phosphate synthase, producing the protein MNDKGLDPAVRSILEAARDRSGRGDERLSVHARSLAAAIERAESDGRVPIVAEVKPTSPTTDGVRTDDPVELAQQMVDGGATAISVLTEPDHFDGSTAALARVREAVSVPVLRKDFVVREEQLDAVEADLVLLIARFVDELDELVSAALDRGLQPIVEVHDRAELRRALATETAVVGINNRDLASLEVDLTTVERVAAVEDPSLRQALDDVTLVAESGVSTPADVRRMREAGADALLVGSAIMDGDVAANTRALVNAERAVETDDADTASEVDAA; encoded by the coding sequence ATGAACGACAAAGGACTCGATCCGGCCGTTCGGTCGATCCTCGAAGCGGCACGGGATCGATCGGGCCGTGGCGACGAGCGGCTGTCGGTACACGCTCGGTCGCTGGCGGCGGCGATCGAGCGGGCCGAGTCGGACGGGCGCGTCCCGATCGTCGCGGAGGTGAAACCGACGAGCCCGACGACCGACGGCGTTCGGACGGACGACCCCGTCGAGCTCGCACAGCAGATGGTCGACGGCGGCGCGACCGCGATTTCGGTGTTGACCGAACCCGATCACTTCGACGGGTCGACCGCGGCGCTCGCGCGCGTTCGCGAGGCCGTCTCGGTTCCCGTCCTCCGGAAGGACTTCGTCGTCCGTGAAGAGCAACTCGACGCCGTCGAAGCAGACCTCGTCTTGCTCATCGCACGGTTCGTCGACGAACTCGACGAACTCGTCTCGGCCGCACTCGATCGCGGCCTCCAGCCGATCGTCGAAGTCCACGATCGAGCGGAACTACGCCGCGCACTGGCAACGGAGACGGCCGTCGTCGGCATCAACAATCGCGACCTCGCCTCACTCGAGGTCGATCTGACGACCGTCGAGCGCGTCGCGGCTGTCGAGGACCCGTCACTCCGCCAGGCGCTCGACGACGTGACCCTGGTCGCCGAGAGCGGCGTCTCGACGCCCGCGGACGTCCGCCGGATGCGCGAGGCCGGGGCCGACGCCCTGCTCGTCGGGAGCGCCATCATGGACGGCGACGTGGCGGCGAACACCCGAGCGCTCGTGAACGCGGAGCGCGCTGTAGAAACGGACGATGCCGACACCGCATCGGAGGTGGACGCTGCGTGA